A single genomic interval of Hoplias malabaricus isolate fHopMal1 chromosome 7, fHopMal1.hap1, whole genome shotgun sequence harbors:
- the LOC136702026 gene encoding mitogen-activated protein kinase-binding protein 1-like isoform X2 codes for MEGSTIKSRIKSLLRSPSIKLKRNRQATRESTSNKVILERVLGITTSGSSGLACDSCSGTVAYPAGCVVVLLNPKKNRQRHIINTSRKTITTLAFSSDGKYLVTGESGHLPAVRVWDVSQGSQVAELQEHKYGLACVAFSPNSKYIVSVGYQHDMSVNVWVWRKNLLVAANKVSSNVTAVSFSEDSSYFVTAGNRHVRFWYLEPCNSNKQLTAPVPLVGRSGLLGELRNNFFCDVACGQGKKSESTFCITSSGLLCEFNEKRLLDKWVDLRTCSARALCLTEELIFCACADGTVRVFSPVDLHFICTLPRPHHLGTDMAAVTQASYPFSGKPDDRCPDSVAVTYDPVNLWLSCVYNDHSLYVWDVRDLQGVGKVHSALYHSSCVWDLQTCPKSKDGPPAGLGSSTLFFSCSADNTVRMWSTEAHCIQSTGNVLSSDLQKIIYIDNNTAPLLDTDGSADKSEAQTPESRTGIRAICVSPDGNHLASGDRTGTLRVHDLSSMKQILKLEAHDSEILCLEYSKPETGMKLLATAGRDRLIHVLDVEDDYGLLQTLDEHSSSITAVRFTATEGKVRMISCGADKSLYFRTAQRAYKGVRFKRTHHVVRKSTLYDMDVDPTCKYAAVGCQDRSIRVFNISSGKQKKSFKGSQAEDGSLLRVQVDPSGLYVATSCTDKNLSLFDFQTGECLAVMHGHSDIITGIKFTSDCRHLISVSGDSCIFVWRLAPELTVSMRERLEQLKHSQSVPAFTHTAFSLELQSAPSILTCSSGSEEDNEDEVRFEESLFSYDHEIIHTSLDDDQGASDEGSNWESSIKHQESSTGSCVCEPSMPETVQPRRRWSCRVGSLELMVKSMLELRQLDSFSRPGSPKRDCTGQHCGQPDTGCTANLKEGTQLLGKKQQTRNPHSAWLAPASSPEPEGVVLYPELCPSTDSLPGICQVQEEIQCQDSGGSTGYGSGGSSPEQSHEDDPESISTDEEYYIQDEEARRKLHQQESFLKQHFETLADTGRIGNHTRPQDSISARFLAQGSTSRRSTPFLSKSGWTSDRAPSTQVKPLVSTVHPLYEEKCQGTGLEENAEMDTVEQLSQLRSTPQKRRTAGAHPRRVASPMGKQSAMLLKSMSAQNLAADSRNPMTPSRLKRESQLVVDRSDSRLHLHHTSSSESASPQPWESPNTSRYCKVRSYMNPTTSSIAKVSRAVSIGDGLYQGLSSSETFPCSGPSTSLTNPTPILPLPTSSFPGPFSQSHGVSQTPPPKIKARVFGRSSLPVSEHSSRSSTTANTEAAVILKDSYARAAGHLMDTGCSRVKDEATHVSPHLDSQPRSLKMGQGPEVVTHSPQNDCSLLAVQSFTVASETQNDQEPVVNLETCRQAAAELCNSMKKANHLYRMVSSNNGKVCVEHQEMERVLMEALLLVRAELKTVPGPAAAVGATEGGEQTLALLEQFSQLLLQSVEKRLDHKI; via the exons ATGGAGGGCTCCACCATAAAAAGCCGAATTAAAAGTTTGCTTCGCTCGCCGTCCATCAAACTCAAGAGGAACCGACAGGCCACCAGAGAGAGCACGAGTAACAAG gTAATTCTAGAGAGAGTGCTCGGTATCACAACCTCTGGAAGCAGTGGATTAGCTTGTGACTCTTGCTCTGGGACTGTTGCCTATCCAGCTGG GTGTGTGGTAGTGCTCCTAAACCCCAAGAAGAATAGACAACGACACATAATCAACACCTCCAG GAAAACCATTACCACTTTGGCCTTTTCTTCAGATGGCAAATATCTCGTTACAGGAGAG aGTGGACATCTTCCTGCAGTACGTGTGTGGGATGTGTCACAGGGATCTCAGGTGGCGGAGCTGCAGGAACATAAGTATGGTTTGGCCTGTGTGGCCTTTTCTCCCAACAGCAAGTACATCGTCAGCGTGGGCTATCAGCACGacatgagtgtgaatgtgtgggtctGGAGg AAAAACCTGTTGGTGGCTGCTAACAAGGTGTCCAGTAATGTGACAGCAGTATCTTTCTCTGAAGACAGCTCATACTTTGTTACAGCTGGGAATAGACATGTCAGGTTCTGGTACCTGGAACCCTGCAACTCCAACAAG CAGCTTACAGCCCCTGTTCCTTTGGTTGGCCGATCTGGCCTCTTGGGAGAACTACGAAACAACTTTTTCTGTGACGTAGCTTGTGGCCAAGGCAAGAAGTCTGAGAGTACATTCTGCATTACCTCTTCTGGGCTTCTCTGTGAGTTCAATGAGAAGCGGTTGCTGGATAAGTGGGTAGACCTACGG acATGTTCAGCTCGTGCCCTTTGTCTGACTGAGGAGCTAATTTTCTGTGCGTGTGCTGATGGCACAGTGCGAGTGTTCAGCCCTGTTGACCTGCACTTTATCTGCACTCTGCCACGTCCACATCATCTGGGCACTGACATGGCTGCAGTCACCCAGGCCAG ttACCCATTCTCGGGCAAACCAGATGACCGTTGCCCAGACTCCGTAGCAGTGACGTATGACCCTGTTAACCTGTGGCTGTCATGTGTATATAATGACCACAGTCTATATGTGTGGGATGTGAGGGACCTGCAGGGAGTGGGCAAGGTACATTCAGCCCTCTACCACTCCTCATGTGTGTGGGACCTGCAG ACTTGCCCTAAATCTAAAGATGGACCACCAGCTGGTCTTGGTTCTTCAACATTATTCTTCAGCTGCTCTGCAGACAATACAGTTCGCATGTGGAGCACAGAGGCACATTGTATCCAATCCACTGGCAATGTCCTTAGCAGT GATCTTCAGAAGATAATTTATATTGACAATAATACAGCACCCCTGCTGGACACGGATGGATCTGCAGACAAATCTGAGGCTCAAACTCCAGAAAGCCGTACAGGCATCAGAGCAATCTGTGTAAGTCCGGATGGAAACCACCTGGCCTCTGGAGACCGGACAGGCACACTGAG ggTTCATGATCTCAGCAGTATGAAGCAGATTCTTAAACTAGAGGCCCATGACTCAGAAATCCTTTGCCTGGAGTATTCAAAACCTGAAACag GAATGAAGCTGTTGGCAACAGCAGGTCGGGATCGGCTGATCCACGTGCTGGATGTGGAGGATGATTATGGGCTGCTGCAGACACTGGATGAGCATTCCTCCTCCATCACAGCTGTCCGGTTCACTG CCACTGAAGGGAAAGTGAGGATGATCAGCTGTGGAGCTGATAAGAGTTTGTATTTCCGGACTGCACAAAGG GCTTACAAAGGAGTCAGATTTAAACGCACCCACCATGTGGTACGAAAAAGCACTCTTTACGATATGGACGTGGATCCCACTTGCAAATATGCAGCTGTTGGCTGCCAAGACCGCAGCATCAG AGTGTTCAATATAAgcagtggaaaacagaaaaagtcTTTTAAGGGCTCTCAAGCTGAAGATGGCAGTCTCCTCAGG gtcCAAGTGGATCCTTCTGGTCTGTATGTGGCCACCAGCTGCACAGATAAAAACCTCAGCCTGTTTGACTTCCAGACTGGAGAATGTCTGGCAGTTATGCATGGGCATTCAG ATATCATCACAGGTATTAAGTTCACCAGTGACTGTAGGCATCTGATCTCTGTCTCGGGAGACAG TTGTATCTTTGTATGGCGTCTTGCCCCTGAGCTGACTGTCAGCATGAGGGAGCGTCTAGAACAACTCAAACACTCTCAGAGTGTCCCAGCGTTCACACACACTGCGTTCAG TCTGGAACTGCAAAGTGCGCCCTCTATACTGACCTGTTCATCTGGGAGTGAGGAAGACAATGAGGATGAAGTAAGATTTGAAGAGAGTCTATTCTCTTATGATCATGAAATCATCCATACATCATTAGATGATGATCAGG GTGCTTCTGATGAGGGCAGTAATTGGGAGTCTTCCATTAAG CACCAGGAGTCATCTACAggttcctgtgtgtgtgagccctCTATGCCAGAGACTGTCCAGCCAAGGAGGCGCTGGTCCTGCAGGGTGGGCTCTCTGGAGCTAATGGTGAAGTCCATGCTGGAGCTGCGGCAGCTCGACTCATTCTCCAGACCTGGCTCCCCAAAACGAGACTGCACCGGTCAGCACTGTGGCCAGCCCGACACTGGCTGCACTGCTAACCTAAAGGAGGGCACT CAGTTGCTTGGGAAGAAGCAGCAAACTCGAAATCCCCACTCTGCCTGGCTGGCTCCTGCCTCCTCTCCTGAACCTGAGGGTGTGGTGTTGTACCCAGAGCTGTGTCCCAGTACTGACAGCCTGCCGGGAATCTGCCAGGTGCAGGAGGAGATTCAGTGCCAAGACAGTGGGGGCTCCACCGGCTACGGCAGCGGAGGATCCAGTCCTGAACAGAGTCATGAAG ATGACCCAGAATCTATCAGCACTGATGAAGAATATTATATTCAGGATGAAGAGGCTAGAAGAAAGCTTCACCAACAAGAGAGCTTCCTTAAGCAACACTTTGAGACACTCGCTGACACTGGCAGAATAG GTAACCACACCAGACCCCAGGATAGCATTTCAGCACGATTTCTCGCCCAAGGCTCCACCAGCAG aCGCTCCACCCCGTTCCTCTCCAAATCTGGCTGGACGTCTGACAGGGCTCCCAGCACTCAAGTTAAGCCCCTGGTATCTACAGTACACCCTCTATATGAGGAGAAATGCCAAGGGACAGGACTGGAAGAGAATGCAGAGATGGACACTGTGGAGCAGTTGTCACAACTGCGCTCCACACCACAGAAGAGGAGGACTGCTGGAGCCCATCCCAGAAGAGTGGCCAGTCCAATGGGCAAACAATCAGCAATGCTTCTGAAGTCCATGTCTGCACAGAATCTAGCAGCAGACA GTCGAAACCCCATGACCCCATCCCGTTTGAAGCGTGAGTCTCAGCTGGTTGTTGACAGAAGTGATTCCCGACTACATTTGCACCATACTTCCTCCTCCGAATCCGCTTCTCCTCAGCCCTGGGAGAGTCCAAACACCAGTCGTTATTGTAAAGTTCGTTCCTACATGAACCCCACAACCAGTTCCATAGCCAAGGTCAGCCGGGCTGTATCTATTGGGGACGGCCTTTACCAGGGCCTGAGCAGTAGTGAGACTTTTCCATGCTCAGGGCCATCAACCTCACTTACCAATCCTACACCTATATTGCCATTACCTACTTCTTCCTTTCCTGGTCCATTCAGTCAAAGCCATGGTGTCTCTCAGACTCCACCTCCTAAAATCAAGGCTCGTGTTTTTGGAAGGTCCAGCCTTCCTGTCTCAGAACATTCCAGCAGGTCCTCTACTACAGCCAATACTGAAGCTGCTGTTATTTTAAAAGACTCTTATGCTAGAGCTGCAGGACACTTAATGGACACGGGCTGTTCAAGAGTTAAGGATGAAGCTACACATGTTTCCCCTCATCTTGACTCTCAGCCTAGGTCTTTGAAAATGGGACAGGGCCCTGAGGTGGTCACCCATTCCCCACAGAATGACTGCTCCCTGCTGGCTGTCCAATCCTTCACCGTGGCGTCTGAAACCCAGAATGACCAAG AGCCAGTGGTAAACCTGGAAACCTGCAGGCAAGCTGCTGCTGAACTGTGCAACAGCATGAAGAAGGCCAACCATCTCTACAGAATG GTGAGCTCCAACAATGGGAAGGTGTGTGTGGAACATCAGGAGATGGAACGTGTGCTGATGGAGGCTCTGCTGCTGGTGCGCGCAGAGCTGAAGACTGTTCCCGGACCAGCAGCAGCTGTGGGAGCAACTGAGGGGGGCGAGCAAACCCTCGCTCTGCTAGAGCAGTTCTCTCAGCTTCTGCTGCAGTCTGTGGAGAAGAGACTTGACCACAAAATCTAA